One genomic region from Shewanella aestuarii encodes:
- the ruvC gene encoding crossover junction endodeoxyribonuclease RuvC, translating to MAIILGVDPGSRITGYGVIKCIGRSQVYLGSGCIRTQSDELPLRLQQIFAGISEIIKQYQPDEFAIERVFMAKNADSALKLGQARGAAIVAATCADLPVAEYSATQIKSAVVGTGRAQKTQVQHMITQLLKLPAAPQADAADALAVALCHYHTNQSLVALGGRANSRTYGRYK from the coding sequence ATGGCCATAATATTAGGGGTTGATCCTGGATCTCGCATCACGGGATATGGAGTGATTAAATGTATCGGCCGTTCGCAGGTTTACTTAGGCAGCGGTTGTATTCGCACACAATCTGATGAATTACCTTTAAGGTTGCAACAGATATTTGCTGGTATTTCTGAAATTATTAAGCAATATCAACCTGATGAATTTGCAATCGAACGGGTGTTTATGGCTAAAAATGCGGATTCAGCGTTAAAGCTTGGTCAAGCCAGAGGCGCGGCAATCGTTGCGGCTACTTGTGCTGATTTACCTGTTGCTGAATACAGCGCAACTCAGATCAAAAGTGCGGTAGTCGGCACTGGGCGAGCTCAAAAGACACAAGTGCAACATATGATAACTCAATTATTAAAATTACCCGCGGCCCCGCAAGCCGATGCCGCTGATGCATTAGCTGTTGCGTTATGTCATTATCACACTAATCAAAGCCTAGTGGCATTAGGTGGTCGGGCAAATTCAAGAACATATGGAAGATATAAATGA
- the aspS gene encoding aspartate--tRNA ligase — MRSHYCGDVNKSHLGQEVTLVGWVNRSRDLGGVVFLDLRDREGLIQVVYDPDLKDVFDVASSLRAEFCVQVKGIVRARPDSQVNTQMKTGEVEILGKELTIINASAPLPLSMDNYQNNSEEQRLKYRYLDLRRPEMAERLIFRAKVTSAVRRFLDSNGFLDIETPILTKATPEGARDYLVPSRTYKGQFFALPQSPQLFKQLLMMSGFDRYYQIVKCFRDEDLRADRQPEFTQIDIETSFMTSEQVMEKTEQMMRGLFQDLLNVDLGEFPRMTFAEAMRRFGSDKPDLRNPLELVDVADLVKDVEFAVFNGPANDQEGRVAALRIPTGASLSRKQIDEYTKFAGIYGAKGLAWMKLNDLDAGMEGIQSPVAKFLTEDIIKQIISRTGGQTGDIILFGADKANVVAEAMGALRLKAGEDFDLLEGQWRPLWVVDFPMFEKINGGLHAVHHPFTAPRGITPAELKADPVGAVSDAYDMVLNGCELGGGSVRIHNAEMQSTVFELLGIEAEEAKEKFGFLLEALRYGTPPHAGLAFGLDRIIMLMTGASSIRDVMAFPKTTTAACPLTNAPGFANPQQLVELGVSVIEKPKTDTE; from the coding sequence ATGCGCAGCCATTATTGTGGAGACGTCAACAAGTCTCATTTAGGTCAAGAAGTTACCCTAGTTGGGTGGGTTAATCGTAGCCGTGATTTAGGCGGAGTCGTTTTTTTAGACTTACGTGATCGTGAAGGTTTAATTCAAGTTGTATATGACCCAGATTTGAAAGACGTGTTTGATGTTGCTAGCTCATTACGCGCTGAATTTTGTGTGCAAGTAAAAGGTATAGTCCGAGCGCGTCCAGATTCACAAGTCAATACGCAAATGAAAACTGGTGAAGTTGAAATATTGGGTAAAGAATTAACCATTATCAATGCATCTGCGCCGTTGCCATTGAGCATGGACAACTATCAAAATAACAGTGAAGAACAGCGTTTAAAATATCGTTATTTAGATTTACGTCGCCCTGAAATGGCAGAGCGTCTCATTTTTCGCGCTAAAGTCACCAGCGCTGTGCGTCGCTTCTTAGACTCAAATGGTTTCTTAGACATTGAAACCCCAATTTTAACCAAAGCAACGCCTGAAGGTGCCCGCGATTATTTAGTTCCAAGCCGGACGTATAAAGGGCAATTTTTTGCTTTACCGCAATCACCACAATTGTTTAAACAATTACTGATGATGTCAGGTTTTGACCGTTACTATCAAATTGTTAAATGTTTCCGTGATGAAGATTTACGTGCAGATCGTCAACCTGAATTTACTCAAATTGATATTGAAACTTCATTTATGACATCTGAACAAGTCATGGAAAAAACTGAGCAAATGATGCGTGGTTTATTCCAAGATCTACTCAACGTGGATTTAGGCGAGTTTCCACGCATGACTTTTGCTGAAGCAATGCGTCGTTTTGGTTCAGATAAGCCTGATTTACGTAACCCTTTAGAATTAGTTGATGTTGCTGATTTAGTAAAAGATGTTGAATTTGCAGTATTTAATGGCCCAGCCAATGACCAAGAAGGTCGCGTAGCAGCACTTCGCATTCCAACGGGTGCATCATTGTCACGTAAACAAATTGATGAATACACCAAGTTTGCCGGTATATATGGTGCTAAAGGTTTAGCTTGGATGAAGTTAAACGATTTAGATGCAGGGATGGAAGGTATTCAATCACCTGTCGCTAAGTTCTTAACCGAAGATATTATTAAGCAAATTATCAGCCGCACTGGCGGACAAACAGGCGACATTATTTTATTTGGTGCCGACAAAGCCAACGTTGTTGCAGAAGCGATGGGCGCATTGCGCTTAAAAGCGGGTGAAGATTTTGACTTATTAGAAGGTCAATGGCGTCCATTATGGGTTGTTGATTTCCCTATGTTTGAGAAAATCAATGGTGGGTTACATGCCGTACACCATCCATTTACCGCACCACGCGGTATTACACCGGCTGAATTAAAAGCCGATCCTGTCGGCGCGGTGTCAGATGCTTATGACATGGTATTAAACGGTTGTGAGTTAGGCGGTGGTTCAGTACGTATTCATAATGCAGAAATGCAAAGTACGGTATTTGAATTGCTAGGTATTGAAGCAGAAGAAGCCAAAGAGAAGTTTGGTTTCTTATTAGAAGCGTTGCGTTATGGTACGCCTCCACATGCAGGTTTAGCATTTGGTTTAGATCGCATCATTATGTTGATGACGGGCGCGAGCTCTATTCGTGACGTGATGGCATTCCCAAAAACCACCACTGCAGCTTGTCCATTAACTAATGCGCCAGGTTTTGCTAATCCACAGCAGTTAGTGGAATTAGGTGTTAGCGTTATTGAAAAGCCTAAAACTGATACCGAATAA
- the ruvA gene encoding Holliday junction branch migration protein RuvA, which produces MIGRLSGILVEKQAPEIVLDVNGVGYELQVPLTSFYELPELNQQAMVYTHFVVREDAQLLYGFITKQERALFRLLIKTNGVGPKLALTILSGMTAGEFVSCVERDDIVTLVKLPGVGKKTAERLVVEMRDKLKSLLEASVGSEREFVLQSNYTPAPAVESAQEDAISALISLGYKPAQASKAVSANAKEGMDSETLIKAALKSML; this is translated from the coding sequence ATGATAGGTCGTTTAAGTGGTATTTTAGTGGAAAAACAAGCGCCAGAAATTGTCCTTGATGTAAACGGTGTCGGTTATGAATTACAGGTACCATTAACCAGTTTTTATGAATTACCAGAACTCAATCAACAAGCGATGGTTTATACCCATTTTGTTGTGCGAGAAGATGCCCAATTATTGTATGGCTTTATCACAAAACAAGAGCGTGCATTATTTAGATTACTGATCAAAACCAATGGAGTAGGGCCCAAATTGGCACTCACCATTTTATCAGGCATGACAGCAGGTGAGTTTGTTTCCTGTGTGGAGCGTGACGATATTGTCACCTTAGTAAAACTTCCGGGTGTAGGCAAAAAAACCGCTGAACGCTTAGTGGTTGAAATGCGCGATAAACTTAAGTCTTTGCTTGAAGCGTCAGTAGGTTCTGAGCGTGAATTTGTGTTGCAGTCCAATTATACCCCTGCGCCAGCGGTTGAAAGCGCTCAGGAAGATGCTATCTCAGCGTTAATCTCATTAGGTTATAAGCCTGCACAAGCCAGTAAAGCTGTGAGTGCTAATGCTAAAGAAGGGATGGATTCTGAAACATTAATTAAAGCTGCACTTAAATCCATGCTGTAA
- the cmoB gene encoding tRNA 5-methoxyuridine(34)/uridine 5-oxyacetic acid(34) synthase CmoB, whose translation MISFSAFYKQIADSNLQHWLETLPSILGNWQREHKHGNLPKWEKVLNKLQYPTPDIIDFSASVTIGSGKQLTDGQVEKLKNLLGLFQPWRKGPFSVHGIDIDTEWRSDWKWDRVKPHISSLANRTVLDVGCGSGYHMWRMYGDGAKCVVGIDPSPLFLCQFEAIKRIAGNQHPVHLLPLGIEELPPLDAFDTVFSMGVLYHRRSPIDHLLQLRDQLRMGGELVIETLVIDGDENAVLVPKDRYGKMNNVWFLPSVAALTLWLEKCEFTNVRCVDVDVTSLAEQRSTAWMKNESLVDYLDPKDVSLTIEGYPAPKRAIIIATKNQPNLDLI comes from the coding sequence ATGATCAGTTTTAGTGCGTTTTACAAACAAATTGCCGATTCAAACCTACAGCATTGGTTAGAAACCTTGCCATCAATACTCGGAAATTGGCAACGCGAACATAAACACGGCAACCTACCTAAATGGGAAAAGGTTTTAAATAAACTTCAATACCCTACTCCAGACATCATCGACTTTAGCGCCAGCGTTACAATAGGTTCAGGTAAACAACTTACCGACGGACAAGTTGAAAAACTTAAAAATTTACTGGGTTTATTTCAACCATGGCGAAAAGGTCCTTTTTCTGTTCATGGTATTGATATTGATACAGAATGGCGAAGTGATTGGAAATGGGATAGAGTTAAGCCACATATCTCTTCTTTAGCCAACCGAACTGTATTAGATGTTGGCTGTGGAAGCGGATACCATATGTGGAGAATGTATGGTGATGGCGCAAAGTGCGTAGTAGGTATTGACCCTTCACCGCTATTTTTATGCCAATTTGAAGCAATTAAACGCATTGCAGGTAATCAACACCCGGTTCATCTACTACCATTAGGTATTGAAGAACTGCCACCACTTGATGCGTTTGACACGGTTTTTTCAATGGGTGTGCTCTATCACAGACGCTCACCCATTGATCACTTACTTCAACTAAGAGATCAATTGCGCATGGGTGGTGAACTTGTTATTGAAACTTTAGTAATTGATGGTGATGAAAACGCGGTACTTGTACCTAAAGACCGATATGGCAAAATGAACAATGTTTGGTTTTTACCCTCAGTGGCAGCACTAACACTTTGGCTTGAAAAATGTGAGTTCACCAACGTTCGATGTGTCGATGTTGATGTGACTTCTTTGGCAGAGCAACGCAGTACTGCATGGATGAAAAATGAATCTTTAGTTGACTATCTCGATCCAAAAGACGTGAGTTTAACAATAGAAGGTTACCCCGCACCTAAACGTGCAATAATTATCGCCACCAAAAATCAACCTAATTTAGATTTAATTTAA
- a CDS encoding transporter substrate-binding domain-containing protein translates to MKIFAGMLFFLVCIGFGQRALAEDTSTLPLKANNAPLILVMGEDTFPFQFIDQNNKPAGILVELWQEWSLVTQTPIEIRPYNWGESLQRLQDGTGDIHIGMTTNALRQQKFDFASPITSLQTYLFIHKSIKKKLQLLDLLPYQIGIVAGSSHEQTLLDINPHFTFRKYPSREALLDGAANGEVLVFAGIEGYQRNLALEQDIANEYYSSSRLPITKVGLSPAVIKGNDELVNQINAGFKQIDVEQIRKIERRWLGYNRQNSGVMIAMQTNVEPFVDIGIDGRPHGLFVDLWNLWSEKTGISIDFIIGDMNTSIGDIKRGFADVHIGYPESNEMRTGLQQAWHLTSVKSRFFSLQNDIENIEHQDNIRIGVFPTAPYLSEIHKLFPKAQLRFYETTSAMANATIKGI, encoded by the coding sequence TTGAAAATATTTGCGGGAATGCTGTTTTTTTTGGTCTGCATAGGATTTGGTCAACGCGCCTTAGCTGAAGATACAAGCACACTTCCTTTAAAAGCTAACAATGCCCCTTTGATACTTGTGATGGGTGAAGATACCTTTCCTTTCCAATTTATTGATCAAAACAACAAACCTGCAGGGATTTTAGTTGAACTTTGGCAAGAATGGTCTTTAGTTACCCAAACGCCCATAGAAATTCGCCCATACAATTGGGGGGAATCTTTACAGCGTTTACAAGACGGTACCGGGGATATTCATATTGGCATGACTACAAATGCCCTTAGACAACAAAAATTTGACTTTGCTTCCCCAATAACTTCATTACAAACCTATTTGTTTATTCATAAATCCATCAAAAAGAAATTACAGTTGCTTGATTTGTTACCTTATCAAATTGGTATTGTTGCGGGCTCTTCTCATGAACAAACTTTGCTAGATATAAACCCTCATTTTACTTTTAGAAAATATCCCAGCAGAGAAGCATTATTAGACGGCGCTGCAAATGGTGAGGTGTTAGTATTTGCTGGGATTGAAGGGTATCAGCGAAATTTAGCATTAGAGCAAGATATCGCGAATGAGTATTATAGTTCATCACGTTTACCTATTACCAAAGTCGGCCTAAGTCCTGCGGTAATTAAAGGAAATGACGAACTAGTTAATCAAATCAATGCGGGTTTTAAGCAAATTGATGTCGAGCAGATTAGAAAAATTGAACGTCGCTGGCTAGGGTATAATCGCCAAAATTCAGGGGTGATGATTGCGATGCAAACCAATGTCGAACCCTTTGTTGATATTGGCATCGATGGTCGACCACATGGTTTATTTGTTGATTTATGGAATTTATGGTCTGAAAAAACCGGTATAAGTATTGATTTTATCATTGGCGATATGAATACATCCATAGGGGATATAAAGCGTGGTTTTGCTGATGTGCATATTGGTTACCCTGAAAGTAATGAAATGCGCACTGGATTGCAGCAAGCTTGGCATTTAACATCGGTAAAAAGCCGTTTTTTTAGTCTGCAAAACGACATAGAAAATATAGAACATCAAGATAATATTCGTATTGGTGTTTTCCCAACAGCGCCATACCTATCAGAGATCCATAAGTTATTCCCCAAAGCGCAATTACGTTTTTATGAAACAACCAGTGCAATGGCAAATGCCACTATCAAGGGGATATAA
- the ruvB gene encoding Holliday junction branch migration DNA helicase RuvB, which produces MIEADRLIQPQVQGQDELIDRAMRPKMLDEYTGQDDTRAQLKVFIQAAINRKEALDHMLIFGPPGLGKTTLAMIVANEMGVNIKSTSGPVLEKAGDLAALLTNLEEGDVLFIDEIHRLSPVVEEILYPAMEDYQLDIMIGEGPAARSIKLDLPPFTLVGATTRAGALTSPLRARFGIPLRLEFYNVQDLTTIVTRSARVMNLEIDPEGAIEVARRSRGTPRIANRLLRRVRDYAEVKHDGVVTKAVAEQALDLLDVDLEGFDYLDRKLLLAIIDKFMGGPVGLDNVAAAIGEDRETIEDVLEPFLIQQGFIQRTPRGRIATARAYQHFNIVQPVK; this is translated from the coding sequence ATGATTGAAGCTGATCGCCTGATCCAACCTCAAGTGCAAGGCCAAGATGAACTGATAGACCGTGCCATGCGCCCGAAAATGCTTGATGAGTACACTGGGCAAGATGACACACGAGCTCAGTTAAAAGTGTTTATTCAAGCGGCAATAAATCGTAAAGAAGCATTAGATCATATGCTAATTTTCGGCCCACCGGGATTAGGTAAAACCACCTTAGCCATGATTGTGGCCAATGAGATGGGGGTGAATATTAAATCCACCTCGGGGCCAGTTTTAGAAAAAGCTGGCGATTTGGCTGCACTACTGACTAATCTTGAAGAAGGTGATGTACTTTTTATTGATGAAATTCATCGTCTTAGTCCAGTGGTTGAAGAAATTCTTTATCCGGCAATGGAAGATTATCAGCTTGATATTATGATAGGTGAAGGCCCAGCGGCCCGTTCAATCAAATTAGATTTACCACCGTTTACCCTTGTTGGGGCAACCACAAGAGCAGGGGCGTTAACCTCACCACTTCGAGCTCGTTTTGGGATCCCGCTGCGATTAGAATTTTATAATGTTCAAGATCTGACAACCATTGTTACTCGCTCTGCTCGAGTAATGAATTTAGAGATTGACCCTGAAGGTGCTATTGAAGTCGCCAGACGCTCTCGCGGCACACCACGGATTGCTAACCGTTTATTACGTCGTGTAAGGGATTACGCTGAAGTTAAACATGATGGTGTAGTCACTAAAGCCGTTGCTGAGCAAGCCTTAGATTTACTTGATGTTGATTTAGAAGGTTTTGACTATCTAGATAGAAAACTGCTGCTGGCAATTATTGATAAGTTTATGGGCGGTCCTGTTGGCTTAGATAACGTAGCTGCTGCTATTGGTGAAGATAGGGAAACCATTGAAGATGTATTGGAGCCATTTTTAATTCAACAAGGCTTTATTCAGCGCACTCCCCGTGGTCGTATTGCTACTGCAAGAGCCTACCAGCATTTTAATATTGTCCAGCCAGTAAAATAA
- the cmoA gene encoding carboxy-S-adenosyl-L-methionine synthase CmoA — MNSQQDTIYATPASQVADFVFDQKVAGVFNDMIRRSVPGYGQIINTIGDFANEFVTPNSNVYDLGCSLGTATLSIRRQIEQRNCKIIAIDNSEPMIQRCTENLSAYVSDTQVDLICGDIRDLEITNASMVVLNFTLQFLPISDRDALINKIYQGLLPNGILVISEKLRFEDNTIQTLLDSHHLDFKRANGYSELEISQKRSAIENVMRPDTLLDHQTRAQQCGFKHFNTWFQCFNFASMVAIK; from the coding sequence ATGAACTCTCAACAAGACACCATCTATGCTACGCCAGCCAGCCAAGTAGCTGACTTCGTATTCGACCAAAAAGTGGCTGGTGTATTCAACGACATGATCCGTCGTTCTGTCCCTGGATATGGTCAAATTATTAATACCATTGGTGATTTTGCCAATGAGTTTGTTACACCTAACTCAAATGTTTACGACTTAGGCTGTTCTTTAGGCACGGCAACATTAAGCATACGTCGCCAAATTGAACAGAGAAATTGCAAAATAATTGCGATTGATAATAGTGAACCCATGATCCAACGCTGTACCGAAAACCTATCAGCCTATGTCAGTGACACTCAGGTAGACCTTATCTGTGGTGATATTCGTGACCTTGAAATAACCAATGCGTCTATGGTTGTGTTGAATTTCACGTTACAATTTTTACCTATTAGTGATCGTGATGCGCTCATTAACAAAATTTACCAAGGACTCTTACCAAATGGTATTTTAGTTATTTCTGAAAAACTACGTTTTGAAGACAATACGATTCAAACTTTACTGGATTCACATCACCTTGATTTCAAACGTGCAAATGGCTATAGCGAGTTAGAGATTAGTCAAAAACGCAGTGCCATTGAGAATGTGATGCGTCCCGACACCTTACTAGACCACCAAACCCGAGCACAGCAATGTGGGTTTAAGCATTTTAATACGTGGTTTCAATGTTTTAACTTTGCTTCTATGGTGGCAATCAAATGA
- a CDS encoding diguanylate cyclase domain-containing protein, with the protein MTSHYLLNNKLWTEFKQHSDIEFSAKIYALTRHDDSGLTERIQAGFKLISPEEHLQIERKWLINPEDRFFTEQDKLINLTNQDKTYLSKLGALKMGYLNNWPPMEFQGKNGEFLGVNADIKNLLVNHLGLSIIPVAFDTFDEMMHQLKSGEIQLVASLAQHAERGDSVSVSDVYWPSPWAIASDLSQPAILNISQLNNKKISVIKGYQLVSQLRQQFPNVTLILVEDTQTGLDSVVNGQADMFIEKVTALADQLKDGQFPSLKLSLIADLADQHSRIGVFNDLSELLPLINRVLQTIDKEKQQQLYQKWIEVDVSTKNNFYQRWMNWLILGMVLVCLVTITVFAANRRLNIEIKCREDAEHQLIYLANHDNVTGLANRTSLDKQLATAIEKHQATKSKFALLFIDLDGFKIVNDQHGHHIGDALLIKVSQLLNDSILTKDTIARFGGDEFVVLLSHIDSVEVAKRIAEVILDKLESVTRIDDKFVQISASIGIAVYPQDGVSPHDLIKHADHLMYQAKRIGGHQYKSSF; encoded by the coding sequence ATGACATCACATTACCTACTAAACAATAAATTATGGACTGAATTTAAACAGCATTCCGATATTGAATTCTCGGCTAAAATTTATGCGTTAACCCGACATGATGACAGTGGGTTAACTGAGCGCATCCAAGCTGGCTTTAAATTGATTTCTCCAGAAGAGCATTTACAAATTGAGCGAAAGTGGCTAATCAATCCTGAAGATCGTTTTTTCACTGAACAAGACAAACTGATTAATTTAACTAATCAAGATAAAACGTATTTGTCAAAGCTTGGTGCGTTAAAAATGGGTTATTTGAATAATTGGCCTCCAATGGAATTTCAGGGTAAAAATGGCGAGTTTTTGGGAGTGAATGCTGATATTAAGAATTTACTGGTCAACCATCTCGGTTTATCTATTATCCCGGTTGCTTTTGATACCTTTGATGAAATGATGCACCAGCTAAAAAGTGGAGAAATTCAACTTGTTGCTAGCTTAGCACAACATGCTGAGCGCGGAGATAGCGTCAGTGTCAGTGATGTGTATTGGCCATCACCTTGGGCCATAGCAAGCGATTTATCGCAACCTGCTATTTTAAACATTAGTCAATTGAATAATAAGAAAATCTCTGTAATTAAAGGTTATCAATTAGTTTCACAATTAAGGCAGCAATTTCCAAATGTAACACTAATTTTGGTTGAAGATACTCAAACAGGGTTAGATTCAGTGGTTAATGGTCAAGCAGATATGTTTATCGAAAAAGTAACTGCATTAGCTGATCAGTTAAAAGACGGCCAGTTTCCAAGTTTAAAATTGTCGTTAATTGCAGATTTAGCCGATCAACATAGCCGGATTGGTGTATTCAACGATTTAAGTGAATTATTGCCGCTGATCAACCGTGTTTTACAAACCATCGATAAAGAAAAACAACAGCAGTTATATCAAAAATGGATTGAGGTAGACGTCAGTACAAAGAATAACTTTTATCAACGCTGGATGAATTGGTTAATATTGGGGATGGTATTGGTCTGTTTGGTCACCATCACAGTGTTTGCTGCAAATCGACGTTTAAATATTGAGATAAAATGCCGGGAAGATGCTGAACATCAACTGATTTATTTAGCCAATCATGACAATGTCACCGGTTTAGCCAACAGAACATCTCTTGATAAACAATTAGCAACTGCAATTGAAAAGCATCAAGCAACTAAATCAAAATTTGCATTACTATTTATTGATTTAGATGGTTTTAAAATTGTTAATGATCAACATGGACATCATATAGGTGATGCGTTACTGATTAAAGTGTCGCAACTGTTAAATGACTCAATCTTAACCAAGGATACGATAGCAAGGTTTGGCGGTGACGAATTTGTAGTACTGTTGAGCCATATTGATAGTGTTGAAGTAGCAAAACGTATCGCGGAAGTTATATTGGATAAATTAGAGTCAGTGACTCGCATTGATGATAAATTTGTCCAAATCTCAGCAAGCATCGGCATTGCGGTATACCCACAAGATGGTGTATCACCACATGACTTGATTAAGCATGCAGATCATCTTATGTATCAAGCTAAGCGAATTGGTGGTCATCAATATAAATCTAGCTTTTAG
- a CDS encoding YebC/PmpR family DNA-binding transcriptional regulator, whose protein sequence is MAGHSKWANIKHRKAAQDAKRGKLFTKFIRELTVAAREGGSDPDANPRLRAAIDKSLSNNMTRDTIERAIKRGAGEMDGQQLETIIYEGYGPGGSAVMVETMTDNRNRTVSGVRNAFSKNGGNLGTDGSVAYLFTKSGIISYGADVDEDTLMDAALEAGADDVIVNDDNAIDVYTAPELFGQVKDALDAAGFDAVNAEVTMVASTKAELDLENAEKFLRLIDVLEDHDDVQEVYHNAEISDDVLAALE, encoded by the coding sequence ATGGCAGGTCATAGTAAATGGGCCAATATTAAACATCGTAAAGCAGCCCAAGATGCCAAACGTGGTAAGCTGTTTACCAAATTCATTCGTGAGTTAACCGTAGCTGCACGTGAAGGCGGCTCAGATCCTGATGCGAATCCCCGTTTGCGTGCCGCCATCGACAAATCGCTTTCTAATAATATGACTCGCGACACAATTGAACGTGCTATCAAGCGCGGGGCCGGTGAGATGGATGGTCAGCAACTTGAAACCATCATTTATGAAGGCTATGGCCCGGGTGGCAGTGCGGTGATGGTTGAAACCATGACAGATAATCGTAATCGTACTGTGTCTGGCGTTCGTAATGCGTTTAGTAAAAATGGTGGCAATCTGGGTACCGATGGCTCCGTTGCCTATTTATTTACTAAATCAGGTATTATTTCTTATGGCGCTGATGTTGATGAAGATACATTGATGGATGCCGCACTTGAAGCGGGCGCCGATGATGTGATCGTGAATGATGATAACGCGATAGATGTTTATACTGCCCCGGAGTTATTTGGTCAGGTTAAAGATGCATTAGATGCCGCAGGTTTTGATGCTGTGAATGCTGAAGTCACCATGGTTGCTTCGACTAAAGCTGAATTAGATTTAGAGAATGCCGAAAAATTCTTACGTTTAATTGATGTGCTTGAAGATCATGATGATGTGCAAGAAGTTTATCATAATGCAGAGATCAGCGATGATGTGCTTGCAGCCTTAGAATAA